DNA from Candidatus Methylacidiphilales bacterium:
AATAAACATATTCGCCTGCGCTCTAAGCCTGAGCCTATTTTGCATATCATTTCGGCGAATATCTAGATATCTAAATCGAAGTCTGGTTTCCTCATTAACTATAGATCCATCTAATGGAAATGGCAACACCTGAGATTGATTTAACACCTCACATTCAGACACCACTATCTCAATATGCCCGGTATTAAGATTGTCATTTTTCGTTCCTTCTGGACGATTTCTAATAACCCCAGTCACTGAAATTACCCACTCAGATCGCAGCGACTGTCCGAGTCCATGAAGTGAGGTATTATCTGGATTAAAAACTATTTGTACTATGCCACTATGATCGCGCAGGTCAATAAATACAATTCCGCCATGATCTCGCCAATGTTCAACCCATCCACTTACCTTTACTAAAGTCCCTATCTGGACTTTTCCACATTCTAAAGTAATATGGGTTCTAAATTTATTTTCCACGATCAACCTGACCCGTCTTTTGGCTTGGTAGTTTCTTTTTTAATTTCTTGTTTGGCTTCTTTTTTAACCTCTTGCTTAGACTCCTTAGCCTCTTGTTTGGCCTCTTGCTTAGACTCCTTAGCCTCTTGCTTAACTTCTTTAGTATCTTGCTTAGCTTCTTGCTTGACCTCTTTTTTGGGGTCTTCTTTTGTGCTATTATTTGTACTATTAGAAGTAGGGGTGGGATTTTTGAAATCTGTTACATACCAACCAGTCCCTTTTAAATGAAATTTTGGTTTGGAAAGCTGCCTTACTAGCGTATCTAATCCGCAATTTGAACAGTGTGGTGGTTTTAGTTCATATTTAATAAGCAACTCCTCGCGATGATCGCAGTTAGAGCAAGAAAATGTGTAAATTGGCATATCTGTTTTTAATATATATTAAGCTATTTTTATAATTATTTTAT
Protein-coding regions in this window:
- a CDS encoding zinc ribbon domain-containing protein translates to MPIYTFSCSNCDHREELLIKYELKPPHCSNCGLDTLVRQLSKPKFHLKGTGWYVTDFKNPTPTSNSTNNSTKEDPKKEVKQEAKQDTKEVKQEAKESKQEAKQEAKESKQEVKKEAKQEIKKETTKPKDGSG